One Campylobacter pinnipediorum subsp. caledonicus genomic window carries:
- a CDS encoding cytochrome d ubiquinol oxidase subunit II encodes MLIMIGLEFLQIYWWFLVSLLGGLLVFMMFVQGGQTLVFTLAKDDLQKDMIINSVGRKWELTFTTLVMFGGACFAAFPLFYSTSFGGAYWVWLGILFCFIIQAVSYEYRKKPDNFLGTKTYEIFLFINGSVGVILIGMAVATFFSGSSFSLNDHNFVQWQNSMRGLEALSNPMLYTLGLSLFFLARIGGCLYLINNINDDEIRLNARKAVLKNTLIFLPIFLVFLAWVFLKDGFEYSQDGLVSMVKYKYFINLLNLPAVFAMLVIGVVLTLYGIFKGAFTKSIYAIVYYGFGIVMAVTALFLATGLNNTAFYPSFYDLQSSLTIKNASSSHYTLNTMFYVSLLIPFVLGYIFVVWRSMDSKKITADEIKNDHHAY; translated from the coding sequence ATTTTGATTATGATAGGGTTAGAATTTTTACAAATTTATTGGTGGTTTTTGGTAAGTTTACTTGGCGGATTACTTGTTTTCATGATGTTTGTTCAAGGTGGACAAACATTAGTTTTTACGCTTGCAAAAGATGACTTACAAAAAGATATGATAATAAACTCAGTAGGGCGAAAATGGGAGCTTACATTTACTACCCTTGTTATGTTTGGTGGTGCTTGTTTTGCAGCTTTCCCGCTTTTTTATTCAACTAGTTTTGGTGGAGCATATTGGGTTTGGCTTGGAATACTTTTTTGTTTTATTATTCAAGCTGTAAGTTATGAATACCGAAAAAAACCGGATAATTTTTTAGGCACAAAGACATATGAAATTTTTCTTTTTATAAATGGTTCTGTGGGTGTTATCCTTATAGGAATGGCGGTCGCTACATTTTTTTCAGGTAGTAGTTTTAGTCTAAACGATCATAATTTTGTCCAGTGGCAAAATTCTATGCGTGGACTTGAAGCACTTAGTAATCCAATGCTTTATACTCTTGGACTTTCTTTGTTTTTTCTTGCAAGGATAGGGGGGTGTTTATACCTTATAAATAATATAAACGATGATGAGATAAGACTAAATGCCAGAAAGGCAGTTTTAAAAAACACACTTATATTTTTACCTATATTTTTAGTATTTTTGGCTTGGGTATTTTTAAAAGATGGTTTTGAATACTCACAAGATGGTTTGGTTTCTATGGTTAAATACAAATATTTTATCAATCTTTTAAACTTACCAGCCGTTTTTGCTATGCTTGTTATTGGTGTTGTTTTGACACTTTATGGTATATTTAAAGGTGCTTTTACAAAAAGTATTTATGCTATTGTTTATTATGGATTTGGCATTGTTATGGCTGTAACCGCACTATTTTTAGCAACTGGATTAAACAATACAGCATTTTATCCATCTTTTTATGATTTGCAAAGTTCGCTTACTATAAAAAATGCTAGTTCTAGCCATTATACTTTAAATACTATGTTTTATGTTAGTTTGCTTATACCATTTGTATTGGGGTATATCTTTGTTGTTTGGAGATCAATGGATAGTAAAAAAATAACAGCTGATGAGATAAAAAATGATCATCATGCTTATTAA
- a CDS encoding alanine/glycine:cation symporter family protein has translation MSELSNNLLTILTQIVNTLNNYLWSSLVYILLAVGIYFTIRTRFLQIRLFKQSIRRMVVGKRVSTHAISPFQAFATGLASRVGTGNVAGVAIAISLGGAGAVFWMWVTALIGMSSAFVESSLAQLYKIKNPDGRGYRGGPAYYITQGLGMRWLGVAFAVSLILAFGFVFNSVQANTITAVTSKAWDWNIEYVAVGLVILTAPIIFGGIKRVAKVAEKIVPIMALAYLLIAVYIIIANFGEVPVVFGKIFEDAFNFSAAGGGVVGGLTAAMLNGIKRGLFSNEAGMGSAPNAAAASDAWHPANQGLIQMLGVFVDTIVVCSCTAFIILLSGAIGTEGIDGAQITQLAIQHSVGDWGGSFLAILLFFFCFSSIIGNYAYAESNMQFIKNSPITLTIFRIIVLFMVYFGSVQKVGLVWDMADASMAIMAVINLIVIVIMAPTAILLLKDFEEQVKEHHSPEFDISKYPELHKKVGSDVWVKGKTEHGF, from the coding sequence GTGAGTGAACTATCAAATAATCTATTAACAATTTTAACTCAAATTGTTAATACTCTAAACAACTACTTATGGAGTAGTTTGGTTTATATACTTCTTGCTGTTGGTATATATTTTACAATTCGCACAAGATTTTTACAGATTAGGCTTTTTAAACAAAGTATCCGAAGAATGGTTGTAGGAAAAAGAGTTTCGACCCATGCCATAAGTCCGTTTCAAGCTTTTGCAACTGGTCTTGCTAGCAGGGTAGGTACGGGAAATGTAGCTGGCGTTGCCATAGCAATTAGCCTAGGTGGTGCTGGCGCTGTGTTTTGGATGTGGGTTACGGCGCTCATAGGCATGTCTTCAGCCTTTGTAGAAAGCTCATTAGCTCAACTTTATAAGATAAAAAATCCTGATGGAAGAGGATATAGAGGTGGTCCAGCATACTACATCACTCAAGGTCTAGGAATGAGATGGCTTGGCGTAGCTTTTGCTGTATCTTTAATACTAGCTTTTGGTTTTGTTTTTAACTCTGTTCAAGCAAACACAATAACAGCAGTTACATCAAAAGCATGGGATTGGAATATAGAGTACGTAGCTGTTGGGCTAGTTATATTGACCGCACCTATTATATTTGGTGGTATAAAAAGAGTTGCCAAGGTGGCTGAGAAAATAGTTCCTATAATGGCTTTGGCTTATTTACTAATAGCTGTTTACATCATTATCGCAAATTTTGGTGAAGTTCCTGTTGTTTTTGGTAAAATATTTGAAGATGCCTTTAATTTTAGCGCAGCCGGTGGTGGAGTTGTAGGTGGTCTTACGGCAGCTATGCTAAATGGTATAAAAAGAGGACTTTTCTCAAATGAAGCTGGCATGGGTTCGGCTCCAAATGCGGCAGCAGCAAGTGATGCTTGGCACCCTGCGAACCAAGGTCTTATACAAATGCTTGGTGTTTTTGTGGATACTATAGTAGTTTGTTCTTGCACAGCATTTATCATACTTCTTAGTGGAGCTATTGGCACTGAGGGTATAGACGGCGCTCAAATAACACAGCTTGCTATACAGCACAGTGTTGGCGACTGGGGTGGAAGCTTCCTTGCTATATTGTTATTCTTCTTCTGTTTTAGCTCTATCATAGGAAACTATGCTTATGCGGAAAGCAACATGCAATTTATCAAAAACTCCCCAATTACATTAACTATATTTCGTATAATTGTGCTATTTATGGTGTATTTTGGATCGGTTCAAAAGGTAGGTTTGGTATGGGATATGGCAGATGCCTCAATGGCTATAATGGCTGTTATAAACTTAATTGTGATTGTAATAATGGCACCTACAGCTATACTTTTATTAAAAGACTTTGAAGAACAAGTAAAAGAACACCATAGCCCTGAATTTGACATTAGCAAATATCCAGAACTACATAAAAAAGTCGGATCTGATGTATGGGTCAAAGGTAAAACTGAACACGGCTTTTGA
- the recA gene encoding recombinase RecA gives MEKDTKKKDKETIETKNDTEKKKALDLALKQIDKAFGKGTMVRLGDKEVEPIDSIPTGSLGLDLALGIGGVPKGRIVEIYGPESSGKTTLTLHVIAQAQKAGGTCAFVDAEHALDVKYASNLGVDTDNLYVSQPDFGEQALDIVETLARSGAIDLIVVDSVAALTPKSEIEGDMGDQHVGLQARLMSQALRKLTGVVHKMGTTVIFINQIRMKIGAMGYGTPETTTGGNALKFYASVRLDVRKVATLKQNDEPIGNRAKVKVVKNKVAPPFKTAEFDIMFGEGISREGEIIDYGVKLDVIDKSGAWFSYKTSKLGQGRENSKAYLKENQDIANEIIETIKSSMGVAQILTNDKDDNKTEDDLGDE, from the coding sequence ATGGAAAAAGATACGAAAAAAAAAGATAAAGAAACTATAGAAACGAAAAATGATACAGAGAAAAAAAAGGCATTAGACCTTGCCTTAAAGCAGATAGATAAAGCTTTTGGTAAAGGCACTATGGTGAGACTTGGCGATAAAGAAGTTGAGCCTATTGATTCTATACCAACTGGTTCTTTGGGGCTTGACTTGGCTCTTGGTATAGGCGGTGTTCCTAAAGGTCGTATTGTAGAGATATATGGTCCTGAGAGCTCAGGTAAGACTACTTTAACGCTTCATGTCATAGCACAAGCTCAAAAGGCGGGTGGAACTTGTGCATTTGTGGATGCAGAACATGCCCTTGATGTAAAATATGCTTCAAATTTAGGTGTTGATACTGACAACTTATATGTTTCTCAGCCTGATTTTGGCGAACAAGCTTTGGATATAGTAGAAACACTAGCAAGAAGTGGAGCTATTGATCTTATAGTAGTTGATAGTGTTGCTGCACTAACTCCAAAAAGCGAGATAGAGGGCGATATGGGTGATCAGCACGTTGGACTTCAAGCAAGACTTATGAGCCAAGCACTTAGAAAGCTAACTGGCGTTGTTCATAAAATGGGAACAACTGTTATTTTTATAAATCAAATTCGTATGAAAATAGGTGCAATGGGATATGGAACACCTGAAACAACAACAGGTGGAAATGCACTTAAATTTTATGCCTCTGTTAGACTTGATGTAAGAAAAGTTGCTACACTAAAACAAAACGATGAACCAATAGGAAATAGAGCTAAAGTCAAAGTTGTTAAAAACAAAGTGGCGCCACCTTTTAAAACAGCTGAGTTTGACATAATGTTTGGCGAGGGTATAAGTAGAGAAGGTGAGATTATTGATTATGGTGTTAAGCTTGATGTTATAGATAAGTCCGGAGCTTGGTTTAGTTATAAAACAAGTAAATTGGGTCAGGGTAGAGAGAACTCAAAGGCTTATTTGAAAGAAAATCAAGATATCGCAAATGAGATTATAGAAACTATAAAAAGTTCTATGGGGGTAGCTCAAATTTTAACCAACGATAAAGATGATAATAAAACAGAAGATGATTTGGGGGATGAATAA
- the eno gene encoding phosphopyruvate hydratase, producing MVYIEDVSAIEVLDSRGNPTIKAFVTLSDGTVESAIVPSGASTGKKEALELRDKDERYCGKGVLTAVSNVNEKIAEAIIGLDAYNQKAIDDEMLELDGTKNYSNLGANAVLGVSMAVARAAAKSLNMPLYRYLGGANASVLPVPMFNIINGGAHANNSVDFQEFMIMPFGFSNFSDALRAATEIYHKLKNILNNAGHSTAVGDEGGFAPNLKDNEEPIKLIMQAIQEAGYKAGEQIKLALDVASSELYKDGKYEVCGEKLSSEQLVDYYVGLCDKYPIFSIEDGLSEDDWDGWKILTDKLGSKVQLVGDDLFVTNEEILNEGIQKGIANAILIKPNQIGSVSQTMQTVRLAQRNGYRCIMSHRSGESEDSFIADFAVALNTGEIKTGATSRSERNAKYNRLLEIELETSEFLGNKI from the coding sequence ATGGTATATATTGAAGATGTAAGTGCTATAGAGGTTTTAGATAGTAGAGGCAACCCAACGATAAAAGCCTTTGTTACATTAAGTGATGGAACTGTTGAGAGTGCGATAGTGCCAAGTGGTGCAAGCACTGGTAAAAAAGAAGCTCTTGAATTAAGAGATAAAGATGAAAGATATTGTGGGAAAGGTGTTTTAACTGCGGTTTCAAATGTAAATGAAAAAATCGCAGAAGCCATAATAGGCCTTGATGCTTACAATCAAAAAGCGATTGATGACGAGATGCTTGAACTTGATGGAACTAAAAACTATTCAAATTTAGGTGCAAATGCAGTTTTGGGTGTTTCTATGGCAGTAGCTAGGGCAGCAGCAAAAAGCTTAAATATGCCTTTGTATAGATATCTTGGTGGTGCAAATGCTAGTGTGCTTCCGGTTCCAATGTTTAATATAATAAACGGCGGTGCTCATGCAAACAATAGTGTTGATTTTCAAGAGTTTATGATTATGCCTTTTGGTTTTTCAAATTTTAGTGATGCTTTAAGAGCGGCTACTGAAATTTATCACAAACTAAAAAACATATTAAATAATGCAGGACATAGCACGGCAGTTGGCGATGAAGGTGGTTTTGCTCCAAATTTAAAAGACAATGAAGAGCCTATAAAACTAATAATGCAAGCTATACAAGAAGCTGGATACAAAGCTGGAGAGCAGATAAAACTAGCACTTGATGTAGCATCTAGTGAACTTTATAAAGATGGAAAATATGAAGTTTGTGGAGAGAAATTAAGCAGTGAACAACTTGTTGATTATTATGTTGGATTGTGCGATAAATATCCTATCTTTTCTATAGAAGATGGGCTTAGCGAAGATGACTGGGATGGATGGAAAATCCTAACAGATAAGCTTGGAAGCAAGGTTCAGTTGGTAGGCGATGATTTATTTGTAACAAATGAAGAGATACTAAATGAAGGCATACAAAAAGGTATCGCAAATGCTATCTTGATAAAGCCAAATCAGATAGGCTCTGTGTCTCAAACAATGCAAACAGTTCGCCTTGCTCAAAGAAATGGCTATCGTTGTATAATGAGTCATAGAAGTGGCGAAAGTGAAGATAGTTTTATTGCTGATTTTGCCGTTGCTTTAAATACAGGCGAGATAAAGACTGGTGCTACAAGTAGAAGCGAAAGAAATGCAAAATACAACAGACTTCTTGAAATAGAGTTAGAAACTAGTGAATTTTTGGGAAATAAAATTTGA
- a CDS encoding DUF4492 domain-containing protein, with amino-acid sequence MYKKYITNFFKFYIDGFKNMKLGRKLWFIIIIKLVIMFGVLKVFVFDNTLNSKFKSNQEKSDFVLLNLTKE; translated from the coding sequence ATGTATAAGAAATATATAACTAATTTTTTTAAATTTTATATTGATGGCTTTAAGAATATGAAGCTTGGAAGAAAGCTTTGGTTTATTATAATAATTAAGCTTGTAATTATGTTTGGTGTTCTTAAAGTTTTTGTGTTTGATAATACTTTAAATTCTAAATTTAAATCAAATCAAGAAAAAAGTGATTTCGTGCTTTTAAATCTAACAAAGGAATAA
- a CDS encoding AMIN domain-containing protein has protein sequence MNKILLIFVLVFGAYARENPFVSMSDLNTSVVTTNIKEEYKEFEKKNVSFPSDASLLLDVKFKYRASDGNIKEKKLDINETINFKNKYVIAKIKDLEIPKSEKLDVSVTMPEKSSIKILDINSTQDDNKTKKIISVPEEMKISSVASNENTKIDIKDTQNISISQVQIPLKIIKVFDFLKFDINPMSMKILTPDKVVKHFKYEKNKIVIDFKRKNRLKTSNVNVDCGAFKDITVGWHNGYYRVVIKLDKKYKYSFLNLQNLSGYSIKLHK, from the coding sequence ATGAATAAAATTTTATTGATATTTGTTTTGGTTTTTGGTGCTTATGCAAGAGAAAATCCTTTTGTTTCTATGAGTGATTTAAACACAAGTGTAGTTACTACAAATATAAAAGAAGAGTATAAAGAATTTGAAAAGAAAAATGTAAGTTTTCCTAGCGATGCCTCTTTGCTTCTTGATGTTAAATTTAAATATAGAGCAAGTGATGGCAATATAAAAGAGAAAAAACTAGACATAAATGAAACTATAAATTTCAAAAATAAATATGTGATTGCTAAGATAAAAGATCTAGAAATTCCAAAGAGTGAAAAACTTGATGTTTCTGTTACTATGCCAGAAAAAAGCAGCATTAAGATTCTTGATATAAACTCAACACAAGATGACAATAAAACAAAAAAAATAATCTCAGTGCCAGAAGAGATGAAAATATCATCTGTTGCATCAAATGAAAATACAAAAATAGATATTAAAGACACACAAAATATATCTATATCGCAAGTTCAAATTCCGCTAAAAATCATCAAAGTGTTTGACTTTTTAAAATTTGATATCAACCCAATGAGTATGAAAATTTTAACACCTGATAAGGTCGTTAAACACTTTAAGTATGAAAAAAATAAGATTGTTATTGATTTTAAAAGAAAAAATAGGCTTAAAACAAGCAATGTAAATGTTGATTGTGGTGCTTTTAAAGATATCACAGTTGGTTGGCATAATGGCTATTATCGTGTGGTTATTAAATTAGATAAAAAATATAAGTATAGTTTTTTAAATTTGCAAAATTTAAGTGGATATAGTATAAAGTTACACAAGTAA
- a CDS encoding septum formation initiator, protein MSEILKEYDKEQKKLKKKYSFFEILKYIGVISCVILFGIYIGNMLFGKRSLDVMLSLQNKKENLIKDVEYLKKENSRLQKEYFELKDLESDVNKK, encoded by the coding sequence TTGAGTGAAATTTTAAAAGAGTATGACAAAGAGCAAAAAAAGCTCAAGAAAAAATACTCTTTTTTTGAAATTTTAAAATACATTGGTGTTATTAGCTGTGTTATTTTGTTTGGCATATATATAGGAAATATGTTATTTGGAAAGAGGTCTTTGGATGTTATGCTTAGTTTGCAAAACAAAAAAGAAAACTTAATCAAAGATGTTGAGTATCTGAAAAAAGAAAATTCTAGATTGCAAAAAGAGTATTTTGAACTAAAAGATCTTGAATCCGATGTGAATAAAAAGTGA
- a CDS encoding NAD(P)H-dependent oxidoreductase: protein MQDYLDILKFRHATKIFDENKKVSDDDVNYILEAGRLSPSSMGFEPWDFLVVENKELRKKIQEKSYNQQQVTTSSHLILILSKLSELKSDGDYVKQVVGMRPDKNEEEKAKRVEFYRNFLKNSFKDEEELLYTWAHAQAMFAVTNMMNAAAFKGIDSCPMEGFDRLAVGEILGLDPRKHRIAIMLPVGYRLNEQPVKYRRDIKSLVSWIK, encoded by the coding sequence ATGCAAGATTATCTTGACATTTTGAAATTTCGTCATGCTACTAAAATTTTTGATGAAAACAAAAAAGTATCTGATGATGATGTAAACTATATACTAGAAGCAGGCAGGCTTAGTCCTAGCTCTATGGGTTTTGAGCCTTGGGATTTTTTAGTGGTTGAAAACAAAGAACTTCGCAAAAAGATACAAGAAAAAAGTTATAATCAACAGCAAGTTACCACTTCTTCTCATTTGATACTTATACTATCTAAGCTTTCAGAGCTTAAAAGTGATGGTGATTATGTAAAACAAGTTGTTGGTATGAGACCAGATAAAAACGAAGAAGAAAAGGCCAAAAGAGTTGAGTTTTATAGAAATTTTCTAAAAAATAGTTTTAAAGATGAAGAAGAGCTACTTTATACTTGGGCTCATGCGCAAGCTATGTTTGCTGTTACAAATATGATGAATGCTGCTGCATTTAAAGGTATAGATAGTTGTCCTATGGAAGGTTTTGATAGATTAGCTGTCGGCGAGATACTTGGCTTAGACCCAAGAAAACATCGCATAGCTATAATGCTACCGGTTGGATATCGTCTAAACGAACAGCCTGTTAAATATCGCCGAGATATAAAAAGCCTAGTGTCTTGGATCAAATAA
- a CDS encoding cytochrome ubiquinol oxidase subunit I has protein sequence MAELSSVDWSRAQFALTSIYHFLFVPLTLGLSFIVAIMESIYIKTGSEEWLRITKFWLKLFGINFAIGVATGIIMEFEFGTNWANYSWFVGDIFGAPLAIEGIVAFFLESTFFAVMFFGWDRVSKKFHLISTWLVAIGSNFSAMWILIANGWMQYPIGMQFNPDTARMEMQSFLEVALSPVGFIKFLHTVTSGYTISALFVIGISAWFILKGKNIIMAKKSMIVATSFGLITSLFFLFSGDESAYQVTQVQPMKLAAMEGLYEGNQRQGLIAFGLLDTNKQPGDKKKPFVFDIEVPYLLSLLGQRDYKAFVAGIDDLIYGNEEHGVESIISKIDKGKIAVNALREYKEAKKNQDIDMMSSAKSTLDENIKYLGYGYLKDPTDAIPPVATTFYSFHIMVALGSFFIFLFLVVTYLCMANDITKFKKLLWICVLSIPLGYIAAEAGWVVAEVGRQPWVVQDLMPTSVGATNLSDVNVKISFFAFAVLFTVLLIAEIKIMLKQIKLGF, from the coding sequence ATGGCTGAATTAAGTTCTGTTGATTGGTCTAGAGCTCAGTTTGCTCTTACTTCAATATATCATTTTTTGTTTGTTCCATTAACTTTGGGTCTTAGTTTTATTGTTGCTATAATGGAGAGTATTTATATAAAAACAGGCAGTGAAGAGTGGCTTAGAATAACTAAATTTTGGCTCAAGCTTTTTGGTATAAACTTTGCAATAGGTGTTGCGACAGGTATTATTATGGAGTTTGAGTTTGGGACAAATTGGGCAAACTATAGTTGGTTTGTTGGAGATATTTTTGGAGCTCCTTTGGCTATAGAAGGCATTGTTGCATTTTTCCTTGAAAGCACATTTTTTGCTGTTATGTTTTTTGGATGGGACAGAGTAAGTAAGAAATTTCATCTTATATCAACTTGGTTAGTTGCTATTGGTTCAAACTTTAGTGCTATGTGGATTTTGATAGCCAATGGCTGGATGCAATACCCAATAGGTATGCAATTTAACCCAGATACGGCAAGGATGGAAATGCAAAGTTTCCTTGAAGTTGCGCTTAGTCCTGTTGGCTTTATAAAATTTTTACATACAGTAACTAGTGGTTATACAATATCTGCTTTATTTGTTATAGGAATATCGGCTTGGTTTATATTAAAAGGTAAAAATATCATAATGGCTAAAAAATCTATGATAGTAGCTACCTCTTTTGGTCTTATAACATCTTTATTTTTCCTTTTTAGTGGAGATGAAAGCGCATATCAAGTAACACAGGTTCAGCCAATGAAACTAGCTGCTATGGAGGGACTTTATGAAGGAAATCAAAGACAAGGTTTGATCGCATTTGGATTGCTTGATACAAACAAGCAACCCGGTGATAAGAAAAAGCCTTTCGTTTTTGATATAGAAGTTCCTTATTTACTTTCTTTGTTGGGGCAAAGGGATTATAAAGCATTTGTCGCAGGTATAGATGATTTGATTTATGGAAATGAAGAACACGGAGTCGAGAGTATAATATCTAAAATTGATAAAGGTAAAATTGCCGTAAATGCTTTAAGGGAGTATAAAGAAGCTAAAAAAAATCAAGATATTGATATGATGAGTAGTGCAAAATCAACCCTCGATGAAAATATCAAATACCTTGGATATGGTTACTTAAAAGACCCAACAGATGCTATACCGCCGGTTGCTACTACGTTTTATAGCTTTCATATAATGGTTGCTTTAGGAAGCTTTTTTATATTTTTATTTTTAGTTGTTACTTATTTGTGTATGGCAAACGATATAACTAAATTTAAAAAACTTCTTTGGATATGTGTTTTAAGTATTCCACTTGGTTACATCGCGGCTGAGGCAGGTTGGGTTGTGGCTGAAGTTGGTAGACAGCCTTGGGTTGTTCAAGATCTTATGCCAACTAGCGTAGGTGCTACAAATTTATCTGATGTGAATGTGAAGATATCATTTTTTGCTTTTGCTGTATTGTTTACAGTGCTTTTGATAGCCGAAATAAAAATTATGTTAAAACAGATAAAGTTAGGATTTTGA
- a CDS encoding autotransporter outer membrane beta-barrel domain-containing protein — translation MKISMIASATIIGAMITINAYGGSSLDEINNAQKEKSDLIKKLEEASKDGYLEKLKQEKEKIEKEKDQILKPQKEVEKLKEQAQQAKTAAEIAKEQRKAAEEAKKQAETKAFEKDGKTKTILNKTIEEQVELYGALQELNYKNFKGSKKDLREAIDILKGDGDYAYDKFEKLAKDKEGINNDQKIDILEKLHKIGLVVEAKFNELKLEKEKDKKKELTEELNGIIGNNNGEGLIKLIGHVRDEADNIKKELEKIITARDKIQEETNKITKQEKLIEELKPKLNKAQQELEQAKKEAEKALQDLEPKLEQAEKELKQAQELAKLAKDPEARKKALAELDEKLEKAKKDRAEAISSDKNLELNKDEAQTTSSLLSVVNNKEVENLLLNVKAKDIATLAKNINSTLEEVSKEFKDNKTVDTLLSSVGSAINSRLAKLSNPLNDDLALAYAIKNLSDNKFADNADTLSSVVKEYTNRFNYDSNLWGNIMGGKAKLKSQANTNTYGFMLGYDKAFDNMIIGGYAGYTNAKSSSNTLTTKSDNYHFGAYTRMYIDQNEIDAKVSYGKGKNKLDRKVTTNPDFDANGKYNTKFFDASIDYGHIFDTNNNSFMKPMIGLEYSHVSTKGFKETGKVPVSFKGTTVKTLSAKAAVEFRKYIANGNFLYITPGIQKELRKSMKDTELAFVNSTENIKYASKKDKHTFFTLKTGAEMKLTDNLSTNINFGVKAKSESKYYNGTVGLSYKF, via the coding sequence ATGAAAATTTCAATGATTGCTAGTGCAACTATTATAGGTGCAATGATAACGATAAATGCTTATGGTGGTTCATCTTTGGATGAAATAAATAATGCACAAAAAGAAAAATCAGACTTGATAAAAAAACTAGAAGAAGCTAGTAAAGATGGATATCTTGAAAAACTTAAACAAGAAAAAGAAAAAATTGAAAAAGAAAAAGATCAAATTTTAAAACCACAAAAAGAAGTAGAAAAATTAAAAGAACAAGCCCAACAAGCAAAAACAGCAGCAGAAATAGCAAAAGAACAAAGAAAAGCGGCTGAAGAAGCAAAAAAACAAGCAGAAACAAAAGCATTTGAAAAAGATGGAAAAACAAAAACTATTTTAAATAAAACAATTGAAGAACAAGTTGAATTATACGGTGCATTACAGGAATTAAATTATAAGAATTTTAAAGGTTCTAAAAAGGATCTTAGAGAAGCTATTGATATTTTAAAAGGTGACGGTGACTATGCTTATGACAAATTCGAAAAATTAGCAAAAGATAAAGAGGGCATTAACAATGATCAAAAAATAGATATATTAGAAAAACTACATAAAATAGGTTTGGTTGTTGAAGCAAAGTTTAACGAACTTAAATTAGAAAAAGAAAAAGATAAAAAGAAAGAATTGACAGAAGAGCTAAATGGTATTATAGGCAATAATAATGGCGAAGGTTTAATAAAACTAATAGGACATGTGAGAGATGAAGCAGATAATATTAAAAAAGAATTAGAAAAAATAATTACAGCTAGAGATAAAATCCAAGAAGAAACTAATAAAATCACAAAACAAGAAAAATTAATAGAAGAGTTAAAACCAAAACTAAATAAAGCACAACAAGAACTAGAACAAGCCAAAAAAGAAGCCGAAAAAGCATTACAAGATTTAGAACCAAAACTAGAACAAGCCGAAAAAGAACTAAAACAAGCCCAAGAACTAGCTAAATTAGCAAAAGACCCAGAAGCAAGAAAAAAAGCCTTAGCAGAACTAGATGAAAAACTAGAAAAAGCCAAAAAAGATAGAGCAGAGGCTATATCAAGTGATAAAAATTTAGAACTAAACAAAGATGAAGCTCAAACAACATCATCTTTATTATCTGTTGTTAATAATAAAGAGGTTGAAAATTTACTACTTAATGTTAAAGCCAAAGACATAGCTACTTTAGCTAAAAATATAAATAGCACATTAGAAGAAGTTTCAAAAGAGTTTAAAGACAATAAAACAGTAGATACACTTTTATCAAGTGTTGGTTCAGCTATAAACTCAAGACTTGCTAAACTAAGCAATCCATTAAATGATGATCTAGCATTAGCTTATGCTATAAAAAATCTAAGTGATAATAAATTTGCAGATAATGCAGATACTCTTTCAAGTGTAGTAAAAGAGTATACAAATAGATTTAACTATGACAGCAACCTATGGGGAAATATCATGGGTGGTAAAGCTAAATTAAAATCTCAAGCAAATACAAATACTTATGGATTTATGCTAGGTTATGATAAAGCATTTGATAATATGATAATTGGTGGATATGCTGGATATACTAATGCTAAGTCATCAAGCAATACACTAACAACCAAATCAGATAACTACCACTTTGGTGCTTATACTAGAATGTATATTGATCAAAACGAAATAGATGCTAAAGTATCTTATGGTAAAGGTAAAAACAAACTAGATAGAAAAGTAACTACAAACCCAGACTTTGATGCTAATGGTAAATATAATACTAAATTCTTTGATGCAAGTATTGATTATGGTCATATATTTGATACAAACAACAACTCTTTTATGAAACCAATGATTGGTTTAGAATATAGCCATGTAAGTACTAAAGGCTTTAAAGAAACTGGTAAAGTTCCTGTAAGCTTTAAAGGAACTACTGTAAAAACACTATCAGCTAAAGCAGCAGTAGAGTTTAGAAAATACATAGCAAACGGTAACTTCTTATACATAACTCCAGGTATCCAAAAAGAGTTACGTAAAAGTATGAAAGATACAGAACTAGCATTTGTAAACTCAACAGAAAATATCAAATATGCATCTAAAAAAGATAAGCATACATTCTTTACACTTAAAACAGGTGCAGAGATGAAACTAACTGATAATCTATCTACAAATATAAACTTTGGCGTAAAAGCTAAATCAGAATCAAAATACTACAATGGAACTGTAGGACTTTCTTATAAGTTTTAA